The Myotis daubentonii chromosome 1, mMyoDau2.1, whole genome shotgun sequence genome includes the window attctctctcatcattgatgtttctatctctctctccctctcccttcctctctctgaaatcaataaaaacatgtgtgtggttttttttgttttttttttttaaaaaaagacatatggGAGACAATTGGGGAAATTTTATTATGGGCAGCACATTAGATAAAATCATTATTATCAGTGTTAAATTTCTTGGGTGTGATCATGGATTATAATCTCTTAGAGAATATCCATAAGTATTAGTGTTAGAGCATTATGACATCTGCACCTTAACCTTCAGTGGTTCAGGGAAAAACACAGTCAGGGCAAAAGGGACAAAATGTGAACCATTGATGAATTAGGCAAAAGATATCCATTGTACTtctttttcaacttttctgtacgattgaaatttttcaaaatgagaGTTTGCCAGCGGACGTGTGAGGGGACTACCTCGGCAGCAGTGTGATGTGGTTTTAAATTATGGGCGTGAGGTTTTGATTCCAGCCTGTGCCCCAGCTTCCCCAAAATGATCCCACTTCTCATAACCCCACTTTCCAACAAATGTTCAGCCGGACAGTCCACCCTGGAGGGCCAGGAGCATCGCAGTCCCTGAGCTCAGGAGCCAGCGCAGTGCTGGAACGCCCCAGGGGCCCCCGGTCAGGCCACATTTTCCCTGAGAAGCACGGCCCACTCCAGGGCAGATCCCAGCAGGCCCACCTCATTCCAGGCTCTCCCtaatgagaagaaacagagaaaatccAGCTAAAGTCCAACATAGCCCGGAGAGTTTAGGTCCATTCTAGGCCAAATCACACTTGGCTACTTAGGAAACAAGATGAACCAGGCTCCATTCTTTCTCACCCAGGCCTAATTTTCATTCCCTCGCTGAATACGCTGGTGAGAGACACTTCTTTCTCCCTGGACCTTGGTTTCTTCGCTTGTAAGGTCCCGGAAATCATCTCCAAGATCTCCACCAGCCCCAACAGGCAGATCCGAGAGAACTTATTCTGAGTGCGCATCACCCTGCCCTCTCCAGCTCTCCCCTCATGCTGCTCCCCTTCTTCTCCCGGTTTCAGATTCTGGACATTAATGTGAAGGCCACAGCCCTGATGACAAAGGCAGTGGTGCCAGAGATGGAGAAACGAGGGTacggagaaggagagggagcctGGGTGTGACGGGCCCCACGTGGTCTGAGGGCGGGGGTCTCTGCTGGGCAGAGGGtcattctcttctctttccagAGGCGGCTCAGTGGTGATTGTGGCCTCCATAGCAGCCTACACCCCGTTTCCTGTAAGAGCCCCTTCCTCTGCCACTTCCATCCTGCACCTTTCTACCTCCAGTCACCCGAAGAAGCTTGTGTCCCCTTTTGCAATCACACCACCAAGTCCCTTCCCATAAAACAGATGCCCGGCCTCCACGAACCCCAGCGTTGGGGAGGGTCAGCCTCAAGGCCGTTTTCTAACTGCAAGCCTCCATTGCAGGAGATGCCCTGTTATCTACTGCCCTTTATGTCTTCCAGTAAGAACCAAGAGTGAACCAAAAACAAAGAGACTAACCCATTTTTCCTttccccagggcctgggcgcTTACAATGTCAGTAAAACAGCCTTGCTGGGTCTCGGCAAGAACCTGGCCATAGAACTGGCCCACAGTAACATAAGGGTGAACTGCCTGGCGCCCGGAATCATCAAGACTAACTTCAGCCAAGTGGTGAGGAGGGGCTGTCCTGCATCCTGCTGGGAGAGCTGGCGCCGGGGTCCTGAGCTCCCAAtcacccctgctcccctccccagcctttctGTCGCCCCCTCCGTGCCAGCCACCTGTCCGGACCAGACCCGTTCTTTCTCCGGTGTTCGGTGGAGACTGAGAAAGTCAGACTCTATTCACACCATTTCATATCTCCTTAAGTGGGTGGGAATGGGGGGACCCAGTGAAGTGCCTCACTAGAATCTGAAAAGAATGAACAGAAGAGGGCGGTGGGGAGACGCTGGGGGCTAGGAAGAACTAGGAAGTGGGAGAGGGCCTCTCTCTACCCTTTCTTTCCCGCAATGTGAGGGTCGGCCGTttcccccctccctggccccccttTCTGCATCTTTCACATAAAGAGATTCCCCTTTCCTGCAGTTGTGGATGGACAAGGCAAGAGAGGAGACCTTAAAAGAAGCCCTGCGGATAAGAAGGTGAGATGTCACAGAGGGAGTTAAGAGGGATAAAGATGGGAAGATACGGCCCCTCACACAGCCCACATGGCGTGTCTCTTGGTCCCACAGACAGCAGGGGCATGCTCTCCTCTGCCTCAAACACTCACACTTCACAAGCTCATGAACACTGCCCCACCACAGTGAGGGGCGGGGCTACAGGGAGTCCGCTTCCATTGCAGAAGCAAACACAGATGTGTCCAGGTTTCAGTAAAGAAGAGCTCTGGGAGAGGCCCTGACTCCTCTCTCCAGCTGGCTGCTTGCCACCACCTCTAGGCATCCCTAGCTACTAGGGACCAAAACCAAAACATGCTTTTTTAGTTCCCTTTGAATAAAAAGTCATGTGTGTTTTTGAAAGTCATGTTTTCAAAGCTCAGGTTGATGATCCTACAACCCAAATAAAAGGACTGAAGAGCTTTTACTAAGTCCCAAAACTCCCCTTGCCTAAGAAAACTGGCCTCCTCCCCAAGGGGCTGGACGAACTGTTCCAGCACCTTCATCTGGCTCCCTTTCCTCCAAgttccctgcctctctccaaCCTCGGGCTTCTGGGAACTCTTGTCTTCAGCTTCTCCATCTTGTCCCTCAAGGACTACTTGTGGAAACAGGCCAACTTAAGGGAGAAGACTCCCCCCAGTGCTCCCAAAGCATCTGATGTCAGCATGAGCTGCAGGCCTAGTCCACAACTCACTAATAAGCTGGGGTATTGTCTTCCTAGCGCCCCAGTGGTTCACTAGCCCCATCCTTCTCAATCTTGGTGCCTATTCAACTCAGCTAGGGAGCTTATGAAACTACAGATGGTCAGGCCCCActcccaaagattttttttttattattgctgagagagagagggagagggagagagatttcgattcgttgttccatttatttatgcattcactggttgtttcttgtttgtgccctgactggggatcgaacccacagccttggctattgggacaatgctctaaccaactgagctacccagccagggcccaaagaTTCTTTTTTATTGGTCCAAGGCAAGTCCTGGGCATCTtttgggcaggggtggggggaaggaggcggGAGGTGTTAAGCCTTCCTGGTGATTATAATATACAACTAGGATGAAGAACCACTAATCTGGGTTTGAGATACACACTCTGCCCCACCTCTAGAGAACTCGGGCAGTTATGTTAAAATGTTCCCAACTAAGCAATCACTGATAAAAACACTGAGAATTAGCACATTCTCACAAAATGAACCTGACTCTAAGGGACAAAAATAGATGCCTGAAAATGTTATCTGTGAATTAAAGCTGTGCAAATGGAGTCATTTTAAACAAACCACTTACTATCTCACAGACTCCCTGACACTTGACTAGTATGCACACATGTGAAACAAATTACTTTGTCCTGAGTTCTCTAAAGAACAAAGTATCTCTATTATTTGAATATAACTTATAGTGATTTTCTCAGAGTACAGTACTTACGCTTATACCGAATTATAACAGCTTATCATCATGATAACCCAATTTGATGGACCTGTACACTGGTCCTGAAAAATCATCTGATACTTATTAAGTAAATTCCATTCTCTGTGGGGGCCTGGCCTGTTTGATTTTTACCCCCTTCTTTGTCTTCCCTGCACCCCAGGTTAGGCACGCCAGAAGACTGTGCAGGCATTGTGTCTTTCCTGTGCTCTGAAGATGCCAGCTACATCACTGGGGAAACAGTGACCGTGGCTGGAGGGGCCCCCTCCCGCCTCTGAGTACCTGGAGAGAGGCTACCAGGGCAGAGGTTGGGCTTCAGCCCCCATCGGGTTCCAGCACTAATCTACCAGCCGTTACCACCTCTATCACACCGCTCACCATTCCCCGCCCCCTAAAATCAGCTACACCCTGTGACAAGATCCAGCCTTCCCTGCCATCGAGGTTTGGTCTTATGAGGATTCCTGTTGTTGCTGTAACCTTGGATAAAGACTTCCCCTGAGGACACAGGATAGGCCTGCTGAGTAGGCTGAGTCTACGTtggcaaaaaacatatttttttatttcctggcaGGGGGCAATTTGAGGGAGATGGGAGAGAAGGGCCTGGAGTTGAAGGAGGGGCTAGGAAGGTTGGAAATTAACTTGCAAATGAGGTGCCAATAAAATGCAGATGATCGTGTTGCTTTAACTCAGTGTGTTCATTTTTTAGTGTGGGGGGCACAGGTGTGGTAGCTGAGCAGAGAGCACAAGTCTGAGTGAACTGGATCTCTGGGTCCCCTAACCTTCCTCCCCGTCTCCAGGACCTGAGCGTGTTGCTCGGAGTGGAGGTGTCTGCAGAGCTGCCAGCTGGAAGGAGGCGGCATGGGAACTCCCAGAGCGCCACAGGGATCCCCACggctgggcagcaggagagggaggaCGAGCTCCCCCAGATCTGGCCAAGTCCTCTCCTGGCATTGCCCTGGGCCCCGAGTTCCCTCGCAGGTCCGCGAGGGCGAGCTGGACCGCCCGAACAAACGGGAAAAGGAAGGGGCCTTGCAAGGATGAACGGGGTACCCAGACCCACGAACAAAAGACATGGGCTTTGCTCGTGATGCTCGAGGAGTGTGTGGCACGCAAGGCGGGGACGCTGTCCCCCGCCTAGGAGATGGCCCGGGCTCCTGGCAACACGCACCAGGCGTCGCACGcgggagcaggcaggaggggtgGGCGCGAGCGCGCGGGGTCTCACGCAGCC containing:
- the LOC132240790 gene encoding dehydrogenase/reductase SDR family member 4 isoform X1, which translates into the protein MHKAGLLLGACVRSWKSVRMASSGVARRDPLANKVALVTASTDGIGLAIARRLAQDGAHVVVSSRKQQNVDRAVAALQGEGLSVTGTVCHVGKAEDRERLVTTAVKLHGGIDILVSNAAVNPFFGNLMDVTEEVWDKILDINVKATALMTKAVVPEMEKRGGGSVVIVASIAAYTPFPGLGAYNVSKTALLGLGKNLAIELAHSNIRVNCLAPGIIKTNFSQVLWMDKAREETLKEALRIRRLGTPEDCAGIVSFLCSEDASYITGETVTVAGGAPSRL